A genomic window from Lotus japonicus ecotype B-129 chromosome 1, LjGifu_v1.2 includes:
- the LOC130728085 gene encoding vacuolar-sorting receptor 1-like isoform X2: MKMSIKLSFLLFVWVLLLGSCLGRFVVEKNSLKVTSPKSLKGLYECAIGNFGVPKYGGTLIGSVVYPNVNRMGCKNFTDFNASFQSKPGVFPTFVLVDRGECYFTLKAWNSQNAGAAAILVADDRTESLITMDTPEEGHIANDDYVEKISIPSALISKSLGDSIKETLSKEETVYVNLDWREALPHPDERVEYELWTNSNDECGPKCDNQINFMKSFKGVAQLLERKGFAQFTPRYITWYCPEEFRLSKQCKSQCINNGRYCAPDPEQDFSKGYDGKDVVVQNLRQACFFKVANESGKPWQWWDYVTDFSIRCPMKENKYTEECSDQVIKSLGVDLKKIKDCVGDPNANVENPVLKAEQEAQIGKGSRGDVTILPTLVINNRQYRGQLSRPSVLKAICAGFQETTEPSICLTQDMETNECLENNGGCWQDKSSNITACRDTFRGRVCECPIVQNVKFVGDGYTHCEASGVLSCEVHNGGCWTGAQGGRVYSACHDDYIKGCECPTGFRGDGVRSCEDIDECNEKLVCQCPECKCKNTWGSYECKCGSGLFYSRENDLCIGKYTAYTASVSIWMIILVVVVAASGGYAFYKYRIQRYMDSEIRAIMAQYMPLDNQPQNPSQVHYDI; encoded by the exons ATGAAGATGAGCATAAAGTTGAGTTTCTTGTTGTTTGTTTGGGTTCTGCTATTGGGGAGTTGTTTGGGCAGGTTTGTGGTGGAGAAGAATAGCTTGAAGGTCACTTCTCCGAAATCTTTGAAGGGTTTATATGAATGTGCGATTGGGAATTTTGGGGTTCCTAAGTATGGAGGAACATTGATTGGTTCTGTTGTGTACCCAAATGTGAATCGGATGGGATGCAAGAACTTCACTGATTTCAATGCTTCGTTTCAGTCCAAGCCTGGAGTTTTCCCCacctttgttcttgttgatcgTGGAG AATGCTACTTCACCTTGAAGGCGTGGAACTCACAAAATGCTGGAGCAGCAGCTATACTTGTAGCCGATGACAGGACAGAATCATTGATCACCATGGACACTCCTGAAGAAGGGCATATTGCAAATGACGATTATGTAGAGAAGATTAGCATTCCTTCTGCTCTTATCAGTAAATCCTTGGGGGATAGCATCAAGGAGACTCTCTCCAAGGAGGAGACAGTCTACGTAAATCTTGATTGGCGAGAGGCTCTTCCACATCCCGACGAGAGAGTTGAGTATGAATTGTGGACGAATAGCAATGATGAGTGTGGGCCAAAGTGTGACAATCAAATTAATTTCATGAAGAGCTTCAAAGGGGTAGCGCAGCTACTCGAACGGAAGGGGTTCGCTCAGTTTACCCCTCGCTATATAACTTGGTATTGCCCTGAAGAGTTTCGCTTAAGCAAACAGTGCAagtctcagtgcataaacaacgGAAGATACTGTGCTCCAGACCCTGAGCAAGATTTCAGTAAAGGATATGATGGTAAAGATGTTGTCGTTCAAAACTTACGCCAAGCTTGCTTCTTCAAAGTGGCAAATGAAAGTGGAAAGCCTTGGCAATGGTGGGACTATGTGACTGATTTTTCAATCCGTTGCCCCATGAAAGAGAACAAATACACAGAAGAATGCTCTGATCAAGTTATTAAATCTCTCG GTGTTGATCTGAAGAAGATTAAAGACTGTGTTGGGGATCCTAATGCAAATGTTGAAAACCCTGTTCTTAAGGCTGAACAGGAGGCACAG ATTGGCAAAGGCTCTCGCGGTGATGTTACGATACTACCTACTCTTGTTATAAACAACAGACAGTATAGAG GTCAGCTGTCAAGACCATCAGTTCTCAAGGCAATCTGTGCAGGTTTCCAAGAGACCACTGAACCATCAATTTGCTTAACTCAAG ACATGGAAACAAATGAGTGTTTGGAAAACAATGGTGGTTGTTGGCAGGACAAATCTTCTAATATTACTGCATGCAGG GATACTTTCCGTGGAAGAGTGTGTGAATGCCCTATTGTGCAAAATGTGAAGTTTGTAGGTGATGGATATACTCACTGTGAAG CTTCAGGAGTCTTGAGCTGTGAAGTCCACAATGGAGGTTGTTGGACGGGAGCACAAGGTGGCAGGGTTTACTCTGCTTGTCAT GATGACTACATAAAAGGTTGTGAGTGTCCAACTGGGTTCAGAGGTGATGGAGTCCGGTCATGTGAAG ATATTGATGAGTGCAATGAGAAATTGGTTTGCCAGTGCCCGGAGTGCAAATGCAAAAATACCTGGGGGAGTTATGAATGCAAATGCGGTAGTGGTTTGTTCTACTCACGAGAAAATGACTTGTGTATTG GTAAATATACTGCTTATACTGCTTCGGTGAGTATTTGGATGATTATCCTGGTTGTGGTTGTTGCTGCTTCTGGAGGATATGCGTTTTACAAGTATAGAATCCAG AGATATATGGATTCTGAGATAAGGGCAATTATGGCCCAATACATGCCCTTGGATAATCAACCTCAGAACCCTAGTCAAGTGCATTACGATATCTAG
- the LOC130728085 gene encoding vacuolar-sorting receptor 1-like isoform X1 → MKMSIKLSFLLFVWVLLLGSCLGRFVVEKNSLKVTSPKSLKGLYECAIGNFGVPKYGGTLIGSVVYPNVNRMGCKNFTDFNASFQSKPGVFPTFVLVDRGECYFTLKAWNSQNAGAAAILVADDRTESLITMDTPEEGHIANDDYVEKISIPSALISKSLGDSIKETLSKEETVYVNLDWREALPHPDERVEYELWTNSNDECGPKCDNQINFMKSFKGVAQLLERKGFAQFTPRYITWYCPEEFRLSKQCKSQCINNGRYCAPDPEQDFSKGYDGKDVVVQNLRQACFFKVANESGKPWQWWDYVTDFSIRCPMKENKYTEECSDQVIKSLGVDLKKIKDCVGDPNANVENPVLKAEQEAQIGKGSRGDVTILPTLVINNRQYRGQLSRPSVLKAICAGFQETTEPSICLTQDMETNECLENNGGCWQDKSSNITACRDTFRGRVCECPIVQNVKFVGDGYTHCEASGVLSCEVHNGGCWTGAQGGRVYSACHDDYIKGCECPTGFRGDGVRSCEDIDECNEKLVCQCPECKCKNTWGSYECKCGSGLFYSRENDLCIAGKYTAYTASVSIWMIILVVVVAASGGYAFYKYRIQRYMDSEIRAIMAQYMPLDNQPQNPSQVHYDI, encoded by the exons ATGAAGATGAGCATAAAGTTGAGTTTCTTGTTGTTTGTTTGGGTTCTGCTATTGGGGAGTTGTTTGGGCAGGTTTGTGGTGGAGAAGAATAGCTTGAAGGTCACTTCTCCGAAATCTTTGAAGGGTTTATATGAATGTGCGATTGGGAATTTTGGGGTTCCTAAGTATGGAGGAACATTGATTGGTTCTGTTGTGTACCCAAATGTGAATCGGATGGGATGCAAGAACTTCACTGATTTCAATGCTTCGTTTCAGTCCAAGCCTGGAGTTTTCCCCacctttgttcttgttgatcgTGGAG AATGCTACTTCACCTTGAAGGCGTGGAACTCACAAAATGCTGGAGCAGCAGCTATACTTGTAGCCGATGACAGGACAGAATCATTGATCACCATGGACACTCCTGAAGAAGGGCATATTGCAAATGACGATTATGTAGAGAAGATTAGCATTCCTTCTGCTCTTATCAGTAAATCCTTGGGGGATAGCATCAAGGAGACTCTCTCCAAGGAGGAGACAGTCTACGTAAATCTTGATTGGCGAGAGGCTCTTCCACATCCCGACGAGAGAGTTGAGTATGAATTGTGGACGAATAGCAATGATGAGTGTGGGCCAAAGTGTGACAATCAAATTAATTTCATGAAGAGCTTCAAAGGGGTAGCGCAGCTACTCGAACGGAAGGGGTTCGCTCAGTTTACCCCTCGCTATATAACTTGGTATTGCCCTGAAGAGTTTCGCTTAAGCAAACAGTGCAagtctcagtgcataaacaacgGAAGATACTGTGCTCCAGACCCTGAGCAAGATTTCAGTAAAGGATATGATGGTAAAGATGTTGTCGTTCAAAACTTACGCCAAGCTTGCTTCTTCAAAGTGGCAAATGAAAGTGGAAAGCCTTGGCAATGGTGGGACTATGTGACTGATTTTTCAATCCGTTGCCCCATGAAAGAGAACAAATACACAGAAGAATGCTCTGATCAAGTTATTAAATCTCTCG GTGTTGATCTGAAGAAGATTAAAGACTGTGTTGGGGATCCTAATGCAAATGTTGAAAACCCTGTTCTTAAGGCTGAACAGGAGGCACAG ATTGGCAAAGGCTCTCGCGGTGATGTTACGATACTACCTACTCTTGTTATAAACAACAGACAGTATAGAG GTCAGCTGTCAAGACCATCAGTTCTCAAGGCAATCTGTGCAGGTTTCCAAGAGACCACTGAACCATCAATTTGCTTAACTCAAG ACATGGAAACAAATGAGTGTTTGGAAAACAATGGTGGTTGTTGGCAGGACAAATCTTCTAATATTACTGCATGCAGG GATACTTTCCGTGGAAGAGTGTGTGAATGCCCTATTGTGCAAAATGTGAAGTTTGTAGGTGATGGATATACTCACTGTGAAG CTTCAGGAGTCTTGAGCTGTGAAGTCCACAATGGAGGTTGTTGGACGGGAGCACAAGGTGGCAGGGTTTACTCTGCTTGTCAT GATGACTACATAAAAGGTTGTGAGTGTCCAACTGGGTTCAGAGGTGATGGAGTCCGGTCATGTGAAG ATATTGATGAGTGCAATGAGAAATTGGTTTGCCAGTGCCCGGAGTGCAAATGCAAAAATACCTGGGGGAGTTATGAATGCAAATGCGGTAGTGGTTTGTTCTACTCACGAGAAAATGACTTGTGTATTG CAGGTAAATATACTGCTTATACTGCTTCGGTGAGTATTTGGATGATTATCCTGGTTGTGGTTGTTGCTGCTTCTGGAGGATATGCGTTTTACAAGTATAGAATCCAG AGATATATGGATTCTGAGATAAGGGCAATTATGGCCCAATACATGCCCTTGGATAATCAACCTCAGAACCCTAGTCAAGTGCATTACGATATCTAG